The Juglans regia cultivar Chandler chromosome 11, Walnut 2.0, whole genome shotgun sequence genome contains the following window.
GCCTGCTGTTTACTGATCTGAATGCTTCTGAAGCAGTGAAGCTTCTTGGAGAAACCTTGAAATTCTGTGCCATCATATCATTTCTGAGTGCGCTTTCTGGTTCAAATTCCTGAACTCCAAAGTGGCAACCTTAATCATTTTGCTTTAATTACCATTTAGTGGCTGAAAGTCATGGATTATAGCTTTAGGCTTTAGACAAATGTACAAAGGAAAAACCAAGACAGACTCCCAGTCCCAGGCCAAAAGCCAAAACCCCCGGCCCCTGCTTCCCTTTTctctaatatataaaaaataataagaacaacAACGATAATAACTTGCCGTGTATATTCCAGCTCCTTGTACTGATGTTATAATCAGAGAAGATTTAAAGGCGACAGttatcttttttccttttgacaTATTTTAGCAAACTATATATGATTACTAGGAAATTTAAGAACCACAGGATGGAACTTGGTTCGTGGTGGAGCCAAAGCACTAATCACTATTGAGacagctttaaaaaaaaaagcataggTGTGAAGTCATGTCCCAGATGATCTCAAAATATTCTCACCTTCATTATGGCGATTGAATGTAGAAAAGGCAGTTTCATTAATTAATAGACATATTCACTTTTTAGGTAAAATTACATAGATCATGATAGCTCTCAAGGAATAGAAATCTCTTATTCAAACGTTGAtcggaaaacaaaaaaaaaaaagatgaaaacttGAACATCTCACTTGACAAACCTCATTGAAAATACAGAGATTTGAAAACCAATCTCTAAAAAATTTGAACCCCAattcctttttctcttcctGTTTTTGATCCTTAAAGACATCTTCCCCCATATCCAGCATTTCTGAACAACGTTTGTTTTATGTCTTCAGAACTTAGTAGGGTTCCCTGGTCCATATCCTATAATTTCAGGAGTGAAGACGGTATTAAGATCACTTGTTCAacaaattgatttaaaaaaaaaaaacaaaaacttccaCCATagggaaattaattaaatttggtACCTCTGAGCAAGAAGCTTGCATTGCAAAATCATTGAAACAGCTAATGACACATTGTTGAATCTCAAGGCCTAATGCTTCTAAGGTATTCACTGTTGATAGCAGCAGCCCTGGCTTCCCTGCACAGCAAATCTCAATCCTTGTATCCACATTTCCCCTCTCCACATCAAACTGCCAAGGCAACGCGTGGAATTACCACATTCAGAATTTTGGTAAGTAATTCATGTTTGACTTCAATTTTGAGGATCTTGCTGAGTAGAGCGAGCAGAGTTCTTACCTTTGGTGAATTTCTAACCAAGACTTCATTTGGTTTTACATTCTTGAAAATGCCCGTAATGTTTGAACTCCCTTGATCAATTTCTAGCTGCAAACTGTTGATTTTCTCTAGGAGTTCTTTCATGTACTCTATAGTATCTCCAAGTATAGACGTCCTGTCCATCTTTCAattcaaaatccaaacaaaGCACATCAGATTCCATATAAATATGAACCACTCATTCTTAGAGTGTTGTAATCCAAGTAATTAGAAATGAGTCTCGCTGCTTTACCTTGCTTATCTTAGGGACAATGGATCTTAACATTGAGAGGCGATCATTCAAtcgctttcttcttcttctctcagcCATAAGATTCTTTGATGGCTGGCCCTGCAGCTTCTTAGCTGGATTCTTTACTTCTTGGCAATTACCGATGTTGATAACCGGGACTTCTGGGGACTGGATTGGCTCGGCTTTGCAAGAAGCTTGCACCTCAAGATTGTGAATTTCGTCCCCAAGTATACCCAGCTCTTCTTCCATCATGGAAAATGGATAGTCTTCTTGCATAGGAAAAGGCGGTGTGTCCAGCGTGTTAAGTGATGAATCAGTAAGCTGTGAAGCTGAGAATGCATTGCCAAATGGGCAATAGACTTCATTGAGAGTGTAGGAGGAGGTATCAACGATTTGTTCAAGCTGCGGAGAGAATCCTTCGCAGCAAGAGTTTGGAAAAACCATGGCTGGGTTTTGCTCAAAGTAATCAAAAGTCCAGCCATTAGAGACGAACTCGTTCATTGGTGTTGGAATGGTTCCCGAAGTGTCTACTCTTAGAGCAAGTAATTCCTCTAAGAAACCATGCTCATTGAGCTCCATATCCCTTCGATCTCTTGCTCTCTGTGTCTGTGTGTTTGTGCGTGTGGGCGCCTCTCTTGGGAGCGTTAATACCTTGATAATATGATGTTGCACCAAGGGGAAGAATATATAGGAGCACAAAACAATAGGCTTATACTTgatcattatataatattacattatagTATGAGTTATGTTGCATCTATATGCACCTAAAACCTAAGATTGAAATGGAATCtgctttttcctctctctctctctgatctatATGTGGGGGATGGAGAGTGATTTCATGTCTTTTTCACCGAAATCTCTGAAATCGTACAAGCTTGATAtttaattgcatatatatatattcagaaaaCTTTGACCCAAGCATCTGTCTGAACCGAAAAGGATCCAGTTAGCATCATAGAGATCCAGTTAGACATTGTCAGGTTCTTTGTATGCTTAAGCTCTGTAATATTAATTGGCCATGAacagaaagggaaaaaataaataaataaaaagcaaacaaacaaattaccctctctctctctctctctctctctctctctctctctctgtataaGAAAAATTGCTGAGTTGGGTCCCATTCCTTAATGCCTCCAAAATTGAGCTTAGCTCACGAGTTCAAATGAGTTGGTGCGGGCCTCTTTTGTTCCTTCTACGTTTTCCTCAATTttttgacaaaagaaaaaaacggaACAGTACTAGTtttgtctttgattttttttttactatatatttaatatatctatatacagaTTTATACCAGCtgcaatttttctttcatattctaTTCCGGGATCAAGAGGACATGATGATCATACGGCgcctattttaatttatgttttcgCCCCCTCACCTGGCGCGCGCGGCCACTTATATATAACAATGAACTATACTTGAGTCTAGCTAGGAAtattagtgtgtatatatatatatatatatatatctcattccAGAACAACATACACATGAGTACACTTAAAACTATCTGTTAACGTAGAATCAATTTGGTGTGGTCAGAGAGGTACGTACTACATTAATCTCTAAGTACGACTGTTTGGCTGAATATATATGCAGGCAGGCAGCTTAAACACGATCAGGAGCATTTTGTACGTCCATCATGTCTGTCATGAGTTAATACGCATTTCCTGTAAATACCAATTAGATGACCTTAtttttaatgcatatatatgctTTTGTCATTaccatgatcatatatataaaatatatatatacttaattataatttcatgccatatttgtgtatttatttttgccGGTAGGTAAGGTCG
Protein-coding sequences here:
- the LOC108991342 gene encoding transcription factor bHLH93-like — its product is MELNEHGFLEELLALRVDTSGTIPTPMNEFVSNGWTFDYFEQNPAMVFPNSCCEGFSPQLEQIVDTSSYTLNEVYCPFGNAFSASQLTDSSLNTLDTPPFPMQEDYPFSMMEEELGILGDEIHNLEVQASCKAEPIQSPEVPVINIGNCQEVKNPAKKLQGQPSKNLMAERRRRKRLNDRLSMLRSIVPKISKMDRTSILGDTIEYMKELLEKINSLQLEIDQGSSNITGIFKNVKPNEVLVRNSPKFDVERGNVDTRIEICCAGKPGLLLSTVNTLEALGLEIQQCVISCFNDFAMQASCSEDMDQGTLLSSEDIKQTLFRNAGYGGRCL